One Cryobacterium roopkundense genomic region harbors:
- a CDS encoding amino acid ABC transporter ATP-binding protein, producing the protein MSPADPPVPPTKDAAAPVLLAVRGLQKSFDNNQVLQSIDLDVSRGGVLALIGPSGSGKTTILRCLNGLELADGGTIDVAGELSIAFDTVPSKKSLTALRDRSAMVFQHYNLFPHKTVLENVIEGPVIVQKRPVAEARAEALALLDRVGLTEKKDSYPFELSGGQQQRVGIVRALALRPQLLLFDEPTSALDPELVGDVLRLIKELASEGWTMVIVTHELEFAREVAHEVAFVDDGRIVERGEPKQLLRNPQNERTRQFLHRLLFPF; encoded by the coding sequence ATGTCGCCCGCTGACCCTCCCGTTCCTCCGACGAAGGATGCCGCGGCGCCGGTTCTGCTGGCCGTGCGCGGCCTGCAGAAAAGCTTCGACAACAACCAGGTGCTGCAGTCCATCGACCTCGATGTTTCCCGCGGCGGCGTGCTCGCGCTGATCGGGCCGTCCGGATCGGGTAAGACCACCATTCTGCGCTGCCTGAACGGGCTGGAGCTTGCTGATGGCGGCACGATCGACGTGGCGGGAGAGCTGTCGATCGCGTTCGACACGGTGCCGTCAAAGAAGTCCCTCACGGCGCTGCGAGACCGCTCGGCTATGGTCTTTCAGCACTACAACCTGTTTCCCCATAAGACAGTGCTCGAGAACGTGATCGAGGGGCCGGTGATCGTGCAGAAACGCCCGGTTGCGGAGGCGCGCGCGGAGGCACTGGCACTGCTCGACAGGGTCGGCCTCACGGAGAAGAAGGACAGCTACCCCTTCGAGCTGTCGGGCGGGCAGCAGCAGCGCGTCGGCATTGTGCGCGCCCTCGCTTTGCGACCGCAACTCCTGCTCTTCGACGAGCCGACCTCCGCGCTCGATCCCGAGTTGGTCGGTGACGTGCTGCGTCTCATCAAGGAGCTCGCTTCCGAAGGCTGGACTATGGTCATCGTGACCCACGAACTCGAATTCGCCCGGGAGGTGGCCCACGAGGTGGCCTTCGTCGACGACGGTCGCATCGTGGAGCGCGGCGAGCCAAAGCAACTGCTCAGAAACCCGCAGAACGAACGCACGCGGCAGTTTCTGCACCGCCTGCTGTTCCCCTTCTAG
- a CDS encoding Pr6Pr family membrane protein, which produces MPLQTSSDPVQPRAHPGAVGAGSTPARRIVGVLRLAMTIILVTAVATQIIDESVHQSFVPAEYFSYFTIQSALVVAVVLGFAGVLSLRKRRDSALLTNVRLAALCYAVVTGVVYAALLRGVPTDGYAGVPWPNEALHVWAPLFVAVDWLVAPGRSRLAWTRLWSALIFPVAWLAFTLARGAITGWYPYPFLDPASPAGWTGVLLHILAIAVFIALVAAVGIGTSRIRSLRLNRRA; this is translated from the coding sequence GTGCCCCTGCAGACATCATCGGATCCGGTCCAGCCTCGAGCGCACCCCGGAGCGGTCGGTGCGGGAAGTACTCCGGCGCGGCGCATCGTGGGTGTGCTTCGCCTCGCGATGACGATTATTCTCGTCACCGCCGTGGCGACGCAGATCATCGACGAGTCAGTGCACCAGTCGTTCGTTCCGGCCGAGTACTTCAGCTATTTCACGATTCAGTCCGCGCTGGTGGTGGCCGTCGTCCTGGGCTTCGCCGGCGTGCTCAGCTTGCGCAAGCGGAGGGATTCCGCGCTCCTGACGAACGTGCGTCTGGCCGCTCTCTGCTACGCCGTGGTCACGGGCGTGGTCTACGCGGCGCTGCTGCGGGGTGTTCCGACCGACGGTTATGCCGGTGTGCCTTGGCCCAACGAAGCCCTGCACGTGTGGGCGCCCCTCTTCGTCGCGGTCGACTGGTTGGTCGCCCCAGGACGATCCCGACTGGCGTGGACCCGGCTCTGGTCCGCCCTGATCTTTCCCGTGGCGTGGCTCGCCTTCACCCTCGCTCGCGGTGCGATTACCGGCTGGTACCCGTACCCGTTTCTCGATCCAGCGTCGCCGGCCGGCTGGACAGGAGTGCTGTTGCACATACTCGCGATCGCCGTCTTCATCGCGCTGGTTGCCGCGGTCGGCATCGGAACGAGCCGCATACGCAGCCTCCGCCTAAACAGGAGGGCTTAA
- a CDS encoding DeoR/GlpR family DNA-binding transcription regulator, translating into MFAEERQLLIATLVSDRGRVTVSDLASRFNITSETVRRDLDTLETARQLRRVHGGAVAIDRMSMSEPSIQERQSQRLDQKTRIAEAALAMIPTSRTGSIILDAGTTTERLGDLLATWTPPAPGDQLLVITNALPIAWKLSNNTAIHLHVLGGRVRGLTSAIVGSSTIEQLSALRPDIAFIGANGINAQFGLSTPDSVEAAVKSAIVRAARRVVALADSSKLDEETLVCFAALADIDTLITDAAPSAELAAALAAADVEVVIA; encoded by the coding sequence GTGTTCGCCGAAGAACGCCAACTATTGATTGCCACACTCGTGTCGGACCGCGGCAGGGTAACCGTGAGTGACCTCGCCAGCCGGTTCAATATCACCTCCGAAACCGTGCGTCGCGATCTCGACACTCTCGAGACCGCACGCCAGCTGCGCCGAGTGCACGGCGGCGCCGTTGCCATCGACCGCATGAGCATGTCGGAACCGAGCATCCAGGAGCGGCAGTCCCAGCGCCTCGACCAGAAAACCCGCATCGCCGAGGCCGCACTGGCTATGATTCCCACGAGCCGCACCGGATCAATCATCCTCGACGCCGGCACCACGACGGAGCGTCTCGGCGATCTGCTGGCCACCTGGACACCCCCCGCTCCCGGGGACCAGCTGCTCGTGATCACCAACGCCCTGCCTATTGCGTGGAAACTCTCCAACAACACCGCCATCCACCTGCACGTACTCGGCGGCCGGGTGCGGGGCCTCACGAGCGCGATCGTCGGCAGCAGCACCATCGAACAACTCAGCGCCCTGCGCCCTGATATCGCGTTCATCGGAGCGAACGGCATCAATGCACAATTCGGGCTGAGCACGCCGGATTCCGTCGAGGCGGCCGTCAAATCCGCCATTGTGCGGGCCGCCCGCCGAGTCGTGGCACTCGCCGATTCCTCCAAACTCGATGAAGAGACTCTGGTCTGTTTCGCGGCCCTCGCCGACATCGACACCCTGATCACGGATGCCGCGCCATCCGCTGAACTCGCGGCCGCCCTGGCCGCAGCCGACGTAGAGGTTGTGATCGCATGA
- a CDS encoding amino acid ABC transporter permease yields the protein MIQPDWELFFSSLLPLLDGAIRGTIPLALMSFAIGLVLALGLALMRLSSRRWLSNIARVYISIVRGTPLLVQLFVIFYGLPSIGVLIDPWPSAVVAFSINVGGYAAEVIRAAILSVPKGQWEAAYMIGMSRSRALTRIILPQAARVSVPPLSNTFISLVKDTSLASLILVTELFREAQQVASFSNEFMLIYLEAALIYWVICLVLSTGQGFLEKRLDRYVAR from the coding sequence ATGATCCAGCCCGATTGGGAGTTGTTCTTCAGCTCGCTGCTGCCGCTTCTCGACGGGGCAATTCGTGGCACCATCCCGCTGGCTCTCATGTCATTCGCGATCGGCCTCGTGCTCGCGCTCGGGCTCGCCCTGATGCGACTGTCATCGCGTCGGTGGCTGTCGAACATCGCGCGGGTCTACATCTCCATCGTGCGCGGCACGCCCCTCCTGGTGCAGTTGTTCGTGATCTTCTATGGGCTGCCCTCCATCGGAGTGCTCATCGACCCGTGGCCGAGCGCCGTCGTCGCCTTCTCGATCAATGTGGGCGGTTACGCGGCCGAGGTCATCCGCGCGGCCATTCTCTCGGTGCCGAAGGGGCAGTGGGAGGCCGCGTACATGATCGGCATGTCGCGCTCGCGGGCCCTCACGCGCATCATCCTGCCCCAGGCGGCCCGGGTGTCGGTGCCGCCGCTCTCGAACACGTTCATCAGCCTCGTGAAAGACACCTCGCTCGCCTCGCTCATCCTGGTGACAGAATTATTCAGGGAGGCCCAACAGGTGGCCTCCTTCAGCAATGAATTCATGCTGATCTACCTGGAAGCCGCCCTCATCTACTGGGTTATCTGCCTCGTGCTGTCGACCGGGCAGGGTTTCCTCGAAAAGCGATTGGACCGCTATGTCGCCCGCTGA
- a CDS encoding AAA family ATPase produces the protein MKITRLRLAGFGPFKNEQVVDFERFDDDGIFLITGKTGAGKSSILDAICFALYGHVPRFIGAEQQLRSDHCAPEDPSFVELEFRVHEQDYRVYRSPEYERSKKTGSGVTTAAPTAFLHIRDGEGGWRGIAAKPQAVGLQLSAILPLKEGQFLQVILLAQNRFQDFLLAKTEDRRTVLRTLFGTMRFEQLESALDERRKNLGDRLAGVQRIVAEHAAAAAQQLRLAEPPDEPGLAWFVAARDDLNRDRDSAAERATGAAQAFDGAADSRRAAEETERRQARRALAANNLDALEDQRSHMEAQRGALRLAGRAARVWPHVRSHRAAAAEWQQAVDAETSARAAWYAEGHASHDPLAPAMDALIGRLGALVGVLSDEEALPELDRELSGLSEELSRCAGDLRSAQERVDALPQQIDYVTTQLAAATVAAAGHDDAEKALNRALDSLAAAHDSARCEAELAVAGAMLSERSRRTATAAVEYDELVTRRFAGHASELATQLVDGEACAVCGSLIHPAPAAAEGELVGAVDLEQAREAMAKAQTHLTESEEIVRGISHRLAQAQAVAGASGIDELTLHASAARTKLAAAAAAAALLTDLAEELSALRSDFDGAQARVVALRDARDIAAGTQRERAGRRVGLLERVKAHRGTYDTVTEHVSELQRELDCARTLENALTLSRQRGDAEDAALVALTAQLAEESFDDESAAVSARLDSSAVDALETDVRGYDADMAAARGALADPDLRDLPLKPVDCGPSLTAFTAARAALDDSLALQGSLAERAGQLSALVLEVTRHITATEGLLAEHAQVRQLADVVQGREPNTKRMRLETYVLAAQLEEIVVAANVRLRTMTSGRYTLEHDDSRVKGGARSGLGLAIRDEFTGQARATHSLSGGETFLASLALALGLAEAVAAQAGGITLDTLFVDEGFGSLDSETLETAMGTLDKLRAGGRTIGLISHVESMKEQIPARLSIDVTDAGHSEVR, from the coding sequence ATGAAGATCACACGATTGCGGCTGGCCGGGTTCGGCCCGTTCAAGAATGAACAGGTCGTCGACTTCGAGCGGTTCGACGACGACGGCATCTTCCTGATCACGGGCAAGACAGGGGCGGGGAAGTCGAGCATCCTGGATGCCATCTGCTTCGCGCTGTACGGTCATGTTCCTCGGTTCATCGGTGCGGAACAGCAGCTTCGCAGTGACCATTGCGCGCCTGAGGATCCGTCCTTCGTTGAACTTGAGTTCAGAGTTCACGAGCAGGACTATCGCGTCTATCGAAGCCCCGAATACGAGCGGTCCAAGAAGACAGGCTCCGGAGTGACGACCGCGGCACCGACCGCATTCCTCCACATTCGTGACGGTGAAGGCGGCTGGCGGGGCATCGCTGCCAAGCCTCAGGCGGTCGGCCTGCAATTGAGCGCAATCCTGCCGCTGAAGGAGGGCCAATTTCTCCAGGTCATCCTGCTGGCCCAAAACCGATTCCAGGACTTTCTGCTCGCCAAGACAGAGGACCGGCGTACCGTGTTGCGCACCCTCTTCGGAACCATGCGCTTCGAGCAACTGGAATCGGCCCTGGACGAACGCCGCAAGAACCTCGGCGACAGGTTGGCCGGCGTGCAGCGCATCGTCGCGGAGCATGCCGCCGCCGCGGCACAGCAACTCCGCCTGGCCGAGCCGCCGGACGAACCGGGCCTGGCCTGGTTCGTGGCCGCTCGTGACGACCTCAATCGGGATCGGGACTCCGCCGCTGAACGAGCCACCGGGGCGGCGCAGGCGTTCGACGGCGCGGCGGACAGCCGCCGGGCGGCCGAGGAAACCGAGCGCCGGCAGGCACGCCGGGCATTGGCGGCCAACAACCTCGATGCCCTCGAAGACCAGCGGTCTCACATGGAGGCCCAGCGCGGCGCGCTGCGCCTGGCCGGCCGTGCCGCCCGCGTCTGGCCGCATGTGCGTTCCCACCGGGCCGCAGCGGCCGAATGGCAACAGGCCGTCGATGCCGAGACCTCGGCCAGGGCCGCCTGGTATGCGGAGGGCCACGCTTCGCACGACCCGCTCGCACCCGCCATGGACGCCCTCATCGGCCGACTGGGAGCACTCGTCGGCGTGCTCTCCGACGAGGAAGCGCTGCCCGAACTCGACAGAGAGCTGTCCGGTTTGTCTGAGGAGCTCAGCCGCTGCGCGGGCGACCTGAGGTCGGCCCAGGAGCGCGTCGACGCCCTGCCGCAGCAGATTGACTACGTGACGACGCAGCTCGCGGCGGCGACGGTCGCTGCCGCCGGGCACGATGACGCCGAGAAAGCCCTGAATAGAGCCTTGGATTCGCTCGCGGCCGCACACGACAGCGCCCGCTGTGAGGCCGAGCTTGCGGTGGCGGGCGCCATGCTGAGCGAACGCAGCCGACGTACTGCCACTGCCGCAGTGGAGTACGACGAACTCGTGACTCGCCGGTTCGCCGGACATGCCTCTGAGCTGGCCACCCAATTGGTGGATGGCGAGGCGTGCGCGGTCTGCGGTTCCCTCATCCACCCGGCCCCCGCCGCCGCCGAGGGCGAGCTCGTGGGCGCTGTCGACCTCGAGCAGGCCAGGGAGGCGATGGCGAAGGCTCAGACGCACCTGACCGAGTCTGAGGAAATCGTGCGGGGGATCTCGCATCGCCTCGCCCAGGCGCAGGCAGTGGCCGGGGCGAGCGGCATCGACGAGCTCACCCTGCACGCGTCTGCGGCGCGCACGAAGCTCGCGGCGGCCGCCGCCGCCGCTGCGCTCCTCACCGACCTGGCCGAGGAACTGTCCGCCCTGCGTTCGGACTTCGACGGAGCGCAGGCCCGGGTGGTCGCCCTTCGAGACGCGCGGGACATCGCCGCAGGAACCCAGCGCGAACGCGCCGGCCGACGCGTCGGGCTCTTGGAGCGGGTGAAAGCCCACCGGGGCACGTATGACACCGTGACCGAACACGTGAGTGAGCTGCAGCGCGAACTCGATTGTGCGCGCACCCTGGAAAACGCGCTCACCCTGAGCCGGCAACGCGGCGATGCCGAGGACGCGGCCCTCGTCGCTCTCACCGCCCAACTCGCGGAGGAATCCTTCGACGACGAATCGGCAGCGGTGTCGGCGCGGCTGGATTCCTCGGCGGTCGACGCGCTCGAGACCGACGTGCGTGGGTATGACGCCGACATGGCGGCAGCGCGAGGAGCGCTCGCCGACCCCGACCTCCGCGACCTCCCACTAAAGCCTGTCGACTGTGGCCCCTCCCTGACGGCATTCACCGCCGCGAGAGCCGCACTGGACGACTCGCTGGCCCTGCAGGGTTCGCTGGCTGAACGTGCCGGGCAGCTGTCGGCGCTGGTTCTCGAGGTGACCCGGCACATCACGGCGACAGAGGGTTTGCTGGCCGAACACGCCCAGGTGCGTCAGCTCGCCGATGTCGTGCAGGGCCGCGAGCCCAACACGAAGCGGATGCGGCTGGAGACCTATGTGCTGGCCGCCCAGCTGGAAGAGATCGTGGTTGCCGCCAATGTTCGGCTGCGCACGATGACCAGCGGGCGCTACACGCTCGAGCACGACGACTCCAGGGTGAAGGGTGGGGCCCGATCCGGGCTCGGCCTGGCGATCCGGGACGAATTCACCGGGCAGGCGAGGGCCACGCATTCGCTCTCCGGCGGCGAGACCTTTCTCGCGTCGCTCGCTCTCGCGCTGGGGCTCGCCGAGGCCGTCGCGGCCCAGGCCGGGGGTATCACTCTGGACACGCTCTTCGTTGATGAGGGGTTCGGATCGCTCGACAGCGAAACCCTCGAGACGGCCATGGGCACCCTCGACAAGCTGCGCGCCGGCGGCCGCACCATCGGGTTGATCAGCCACGTGGAATCGATGAAAGAACAGATTCCGGCTCGGCTCAGCATCGATGTGACCGACGCCGGCCACAGTGAGGTTCGCTAG
- a CDS encoding exonuclease SbcCD subunit D, whose translation MKILHTSDWHIGRTFHTHPTLDNLGTVLAALVETVRDRAIDVVLVAGDVFDHAMPSKESYAVLTTVLRDLKEAGAAVVMTSGNHDSAARLGFQSEWASLAGIHVVTGHDQYLHPITLTDEHGPVHFYGIPYLEPVLVRHFHPGVRLKTHEQVLGFAMHQIQQDIAARPGRSVVLSHCFAAGGVALSEASEVERDITVGGLDVVPLGVFDGPDYVALGHIHGRARLSERVRYSGAPLHYSFSEAGKPRGGWLATLDAGGLGSVDWVDLPVPRRLSVLEGAIDDLLHDERYEDHEDDWVKAILTDQVRPLDAMRTLHTRFPHCVALEHRPAITLEADGATYAERIREATGDPEIVAGFLSFVRNGVGPSEFETALVAELLAQQGVAEANS comes from the coding sequence ATGAAGATCCTGCACACGTCCGATTGGCACATCGGTCGCACGTTTCATACCCACCCCACGCTCGACAACCTCGGCACGGTGTTGGCGGCCCTCGTGGAGACCGTGCGTGATCGCGCCATCGATGTTGTGCTGGTTGCCGGTGACGTCTTCGATCACGCGATGCCCTCCAAGGAGAGCTATGCGGTGCTCACGACAGTGCTGCGCGACCTGAAGGAGGCCGGGGCGGCCGTTGTCATGACGAGCGGAAACCATGACTCGGCCGCCCGACTCGGATTTCAGTCCGAATGGGCGAGCCTGGCCGGCATTCATGTCGTGACGGGTCATGACCAGTACCTGCACCCGATCACCCTCACCGACGAACACGGTCCGGTGCACTTCTACGGCATTCCGTACCTCGAGCCGGTGCTCGTGCGACACTTTCACCCCGGCGTTCGCCTGAAGACCCACGAGCAGGTGCTCGGGTTCGCGATGCACCAGATCCAACAGGACATCGCGGCTCGCCCGGGCCGCAGCGTGGTGCTGTCTCACTGCTTCGCGGCCGGCGGCGTTGCACTCTCCGAGGCGAGCGAGGTGGAACGGGATATCACGGTGGGCGGCCTCGACGTGGTGCCCCTCGGCGTCTTCGACGGCCCCGATTACGTGGCACTCGGTCACATCCACGGTCGCGCCCGACTCAGTGAACGGGTGCGATACTCGGGTGCCCCGCTCCACTACTCCTTCTCCGAGGCCGGCAAACCGCGCGGCGGATGGCTGGCCACCCTCGATGCTGGGGGCCTGGGATCCGTCGACTGGGTCGACCTGCCGGTGCCGCGGCGCCTGAGCGTTCTGGAGGGTGCGATCGACGACCTCTTGCACGACGAGCGCTACGAAGACCATGAAGACGACTGGGTGAAGGCAATCCTCACCGACCAGGTGCGACCCCTCGACGCAATGCGTACCCTTCACACGCGGTTTCCGCACTGCGTCGCGCTCGAACACCGGCCGGCTATCACGCTCGAAGCGGATGGCGCGACGTATGCCGAGCGAATTCGTGAAGCAACGGGCGACCCGGAGATCGTGGCGGGGTTTCTCTCGTTCGTGCGCAACGGCGTGGGGCCGAGCGAGTTTGAAACCGCCCTCGTCGCGGAGCTGCTCGCCCAGCAGGGCGTCGCGGAGGCCAACTCATGA
- a CDS encoding 1-phosphofructokinase family hexose kinase, which translates to MIVTLTPNPSLDRTIELAEPLTRGEVQRAVGAHHEPGGKGVNICRALEASDVKCLAILPGDSDDPVLVALRSQKVPHLGLPIGQALRSNVAITEPDGTTTKVNEPGPALSPRQQADLIELVLEKAQGASWLVLAGSLPPGVPVDFYSDIISALRARYGSAAPRVAVDSSGAPLAAAALAAPDLLKPNAEELAELTGFADAETLESDPELTVEAARTLVAGGVVAVLATLGSRGAVLVTAEGAWLAQTPPMIAVSTVGAGDSALAGYLLSTNAGASPVDCLRQAAAHGAAAASLPGSTVPALSQTDPSVVTVTALDKPKISTHPKEDDQ; encoded by the coding sequence ATGATTGTCACCCTGACTCCGAACCCGAGCCTGGACCGCACGATCGAGCTCGCCGAGCCGCTCACCAGGGGCGAGGTGCAGCGTGCCGTCGGCGCCCACCACGAACCCGGCGGCAAGGGTGTCAACATCTGCCGCGCCCTCGAGGCCTCCGATGTGAAGTGCCTCGCCATCCTCCCCGGCGACAGCGACGACCCGGTTCTCGTCGCGCTTCGCAGCCAGAAGGTGCCGCACCTGGGCCTTCCGATCGGACAGGCACTGCGCAGCAACGTCGCCATCACCGAACCGGACGGCACCACCACCAAGGTGAACGAGCCTGGACCGGCACTGTCCCCCCGCCAACAGGCCGATCTCATCGAACTCGTGCTTGAGAAGGCCCAGGGGGCCAGCTGGCTCGTGCTGGCCGGCTCTCTTCCACCAGGAGTCCCCGTGGACTTCTACTCCGACATCATCAGCGCTCTGCGCGCCCGTTACGGTTCAGCCGCGCCCCGGGTGGCCGTCGATTCCTCTGGCGCTCCCCTCGCCGCGGCGGCCCTCGCTGCGCCCGACCTCCTCAAGCCCAACGCTGAAGAGCTCGCCGAACTCACCGGCTTTGCCGACGCCGAAACCTTGGAGTCAGATCCTGAACTCACCGTGGAGGCCGCGCGCACCCTGGTGGCCGGCGGCGTCGTCGCCGTGCTCGCGACGCTCGGCTCCCGGGGGGCAGTGCTCGTAACAGCCGAAGGAGCCTGGCTCGCCCAGACTCCCCCGATGATCGCCGTGAGTACCGTCGGCGCCGGGGACTCCGCCCTGGCCGGGTATCTGCTCAGCACCAACGCCGGCGCAAGCCCCGTCGACTGCCTGCGCCAGGCGGCGGCCCACGGCGCCGCCGCAGCTTCACTTCCGGGTTCCACAGTGCCCGCCCTCAGCCAGACAGACCCCAGCGTCGTTACCGTGACGGCGCTGGACAAACCGAAAATATCCACACATCCAAAGGAGGATGACCAGTGA
- a CDS encoding PTS fructose transporter subunit IIABC encodes MSALITPELVALDTNLGTEPATVIRHLAGLIVGAGRATEIDGLYADALAREAKTSTGIPGGLAIPHCRSTAVLEPTLALARLSTPVDFGSADGPADLVFFIAAPEGADQEHLKILAKLARSLMKKDFTAALRAASSSAEIVALVTAVVAPVPVSVGAAHAAPDANAGTAASAVGTTTLVAVTACPTGIAHTYMAADALVAAAKEAGIDLQVETQGSAGLTPLDPAVIAAAGAVIFAVDVDVRGRERFAGKPVINAPVKRGIDEPAKLIQEALAAAKNPNARLVGGMLDTGESTEASEHFGQKLKRALLTGVSYMIPFVAGGGLLIALGFLLGGYQITDIADDVVLNNSLLNLPDGGANLLGGFGVYLGAVFFKIGAISMGFLVPALAGYISYAIADRPGIAPGFVAGAVAGFMGAGFLGGIVGGLLAGVVSASFGKLNVPRWLRSLMPVVIIPLVASIVASGLMFIVLGAPIASLTETLNSWLNGMTGASAVILGLILGLMMAFDLGGPVNKVAYAFAVAGLGAASLANQAPWQIMAAVMAAGMVPPLAMALATVIDRKQFSFAERENGKAAWLLGASFISEGAIPFAAADVFRVIPACMLGAGITGALSMAWGVTSKAPHGGMFVFFAIDNFLLFALAIVIGTVVAAFTVVGLKRYVVRKPKVDANEAVLQTA; translated from the coding sequence GTGAGTGCACTGATTACCCCGGAGCTCGTTGCTCTGGACACCAACCTCGGCACCGAGCCGGCGACCGTCATTCGGCACCTGGCCGGCCTCATCGTCGGAGCCGGCCGCGCAACCGAGATCGACGGCCTGTACGCCGACGCTCTCGCCCGCGAAGCCAAGACCAGCACGGGCATCCCGGGCGGCCTCGCCATCCCGCACTGCCGGTCGACGGCAGTCCTCGAGCCGACCCTCGCGCTCGCGCGGCTGTCGACGCCGGTGGACTTCGGTTCCGCGGACGGCCCCGCCGACCTGGTGTTCTTCATCGCCGCCCCTGAGGGCGCCGACCAGGAGCACCTGAAGATCCTGGCGAAGCTGGCCCGGTCTCTCATGAAGAAGGACTTCACCGCGGCCCTGCGCGCGGCATCGTCCTCGGCGGAAATCGTCGCCCTCGTCACCGCCGTCGTGGCCCCCGTGCCGGTTTCGGTGGGCGCGGCGCACGCCGCGCCCGATGCGAACGCCGGAACCGCGGCATCCGCCGTCGGCACCACAACCCTTGTGGCTGTCACAGCCTGCCCCACCGGAATCGCGCACACCTACATGGCGGCGGACGCCCTTGTGGCAGCGGCCAAGGAAGCCGGAATCGACCTGCAGGTGGAGACCCAGGGATCGGCCGGCCTCACGCCGCTCGACCCTGCGGTGATCGCCGCTGCCGGCGCCGTCATCTTCGCTGTGGACGTGGACGTGCGCGGCCGCGAGCGATTCGCGGGAAAGCCCGTGATCAACGCACCGGTCAAGCGCGGGATCGACGAACCCGCCAAGCTCATCCAGGAGGCCCTCGCGGCCGCCAAAAACCCCAATGCCCGACTTGTCGGGGGCATGCTCGACACTGGCGAGTCCACGGAGGCGTCCGAGCACTTCGGGCAGAAGCTCAAGCGCGCGCTCCTCACCGGCGTCAGCTACATGATTCCTTTCGTGGCCGGCGGAGGCCTGCTGATCGCCCTCGGGTTCCTGCTCGGCGGCTACCAGATCACGGACATCGCCGATGACGTCGTACTGAACAACAGCCTCCTCAACCTGCCTGACGGCGGGGCGAACCTCCTCGGCGGGTTCGGCGTCTACCTCGGCGCGGTCTTCTTCAAGATCGGCGCCATCTCAATGGGCTTCCTCGTTCCGGCACTCGCCGGCTACATCTCCTACGCCATCGCCGACCGACCCGGCATCGCGCCCGGCTTCGTCGCCGGCGCCGTGGCGGGCTTCATGGGAGCGGGCTTCCTCGGCGGTATCGTCGGAGGCCTCCTCGCCGGTGTCGTGTCCGCAAGCTTCGGCAAGCTCAACGTGCCGCGCTGGCTGCGCAGCCTGATGCCTGTTGTCATCATCCCGCTCGTGGCCTCTATCGTCGCGTCCGGCCTGATGTTCATCGTGCTCGGAGCTCCCATCGCGTCGCTGACCGAGACCCTCAACTCCTGGCTCAACGGCATGACCGGCGCGTCCGCGGTCATCCTCGGCCTGATCCTCGGCCTCATGATGGCCTTCGACCTCGGCGGACCCGTCAACAAGGTCGCCTACGCCTTCGCCGTCGCCGGCCTGGGTGCGGCGAGCCTCGCCAACCAGGCGCCGTGGCAGATCATGGCCGCGGTGATGGCCGCCGGTATGGTTCCGCCGCTCGCCATGGCGCTGGCCACCGTGATCGACCGCAAGCAGTTCAGCTTCGCCGAGCGGGAGAACGGCAAAGCGGCTTGGTTGCTGGGCGCCTCCTTCATCTCCGAGGGTGCCATCCCGTTCGCCGCAGCAGACGTGTTCCGCGTGATCCCTGCCTGCATGCTCGGCGCGGGAATCACCGGCGCACTCTCCATGGCCTGGGGAGTCACGAGCAAAGCGCCGCACGGCGGCATGTTCGTCTTCTTCGCGATCGACAACTTCCTGCTCTTCGCGCTGGCCATCGTTATCGGTACCGTGGTCGCCGCCTTCACGGTGGTCGGTCTGAAGCGCTACGTTGTTCGCAAGCCCAAGGTCGACGCCAACGAGGCCGTTCTGCAGACCGCGTAG